The following is a genomic window from Salarias fasciatus chromosome 10, fSalaFa1.1, whole genome shotgun sequence.
CAGCTCAGCTGCCAGCTCGCAACTGGCCTCCAGCGCCGCAAAGTAGATGGTCTCAAAGATCTGAATGTTGAGTAACTGGGCCTCTGGGCTTTCAAACGGATAACGCATGAGGATAAAGGCATCAGCCAGACCCTGGACTCCGATCCCAATGGGCCTGTGACGCTTGTTAGACCTCTCAGCCTGTTGAGCAGAACAGAGGATTAGTGAACAGAGACGTCTTACCGCCAGTTGTCTGGTCAACATAGACAAGAAGTGAGAGCTCATACCTCCACCACTGGGTAGTAATTAATGTCAATGATCTTGTTCAAGTTTCTGACAATGACTTTGGTGACGGATGCCAGCTTTTTGAAGTCGAAGGTCTTTTCTGGAGTAACGTACATGTTGAGGGCAATGGATGCCAGATTACACACGGCAACCTGCAGAAAGAATCGGCAAAAATAGGAATTAAGCACAGACCAATAAAAGTAAATAGTAACGGAGATAAAATATCCTGGGCTCACCTCATCTTTGCTCGTGTACTCCACAATCTCGGTGCACAGATTGCTGGACTTGATGGTGCCCAGATTTTGCTGGTTGCTCTTCTTGTTGCAGGCGTCCTTGTAGAGGATGTACGGTGTGCCGGTCTCCGTCTGTGACTCGATGATGGCGTACCACAGCTGCTGGGCCTTCACCACACGCCGGGATCGGCCCTCTTTCTCATATCTGAACATCAGCAAGTCCAAGGAAGATAGTTAGCACCAAGAAACAAGTCTTTGCTTTAAGAATAACGGTTTGGAGTCGTGAGCTTACTGCGTGTAGAGTTTCTCAAACTCCTCCCCCCAACAGTCCTCTAACCCAGGACATTCACTGGGACACATCAGAGACCACTCCTGCAGCAACGAGAGAGGATGGCGTTCACGGTAAGTGTATCTGAAGTCAACTGCGAAACTTAAAGGGGATGGCATGTTGCGACATTGCCGTTAATTTTCACCTGATTGCTTTCCACTCGTTTCATGAAGAGGTCTGGGATCCACATGGCGAAGAACAGGTCTCTGGCCCTCTGCTCTTCTTTACCCGTGttcttcttcagctccaaaAAGTCAAACACATCAGCATGCCATGGCTCCAGGTACACAGCGAAGGCCCCAGGTCTCTGTAAAAGCCAATGCAGAGAGCAAAGTGAGCAATGACAGTAATGAAGCACATGTATCCTGTAATTACAAACCTGAATCCTTTCAGACTTCATCTCATCTTTACCTTGTTGCCACCCTGGTCAACGTAACGTGCTGTGTTGTTGTACACTCGAAGCATAGGAACGAGCCCATTGGATCTGCCATTAGTCTGAAAAACACGATGAGTGAGAccaaaaagcattaaaaaaaacatgcaaaataaaggATGCATGTCTCTgctttatcattattttttagtttaatgtgaatttttctCACCCCAGCAATATAACTTCCTGTAGCTCGGATGCAACTAACAGCAAGTCCAATACCACCAGCTGATTTGGAGATGAGTGCACAGTGCTTCAGAGTGTCATAAATGCCCTCGATGCTGTCGTCCTTCATGGTAAgcaagaaacagctgaaaaaaaaaaaaaaaaaaatcacaacagatGGTATGAAGAAGATCAAGACTCACAAGTGACCGGACCAGATTATAGTTTATACCCAGTTTAATAGTCCTCACCTGGACAGCTGGGGTCTGTTGGTGCCAGCGTTGAAAAGCGTTGGTGAGGCGTGGGTGAACCACTTCTCTGACAGCAAATTGTAAGTCTCAATGGCGGCGTCAATGTCTCGTTTATGAATCCCCACTGCCACTCTCATGAGCATGTGCTGAGGCCGCTCAGCAActgcagatgttaaaaaaaaaaacaaaaaaaaacatgaactaaAACCAGTCTGACAGAGTCTGCCTTAATTCAAAGCATGCTTCTCAGGGTAGTTATAGGAGATATTACTCTCACCTTTGCCATTAATCTTCAGCAAATATGAGCGCTCAAGAGTCTGTTAGAGCAAAACGACACATTAGATGAGAAATCCTTGAATCTGTGAGATAtcaaaaattaaactaaaaagACAATTACCTTAAAGCCGAAGAAGTTATAAGAGAAGTCTCTGTCGTAAATGATGGCTGAATTGAGACGCTGCAACAATAAAGGATATGTTATATGAAGTGTATATAAAATTACAATCAActcaaaacagacagaaatcatATTTAAATGCAACTCACAGCCTTGTTTTCGAGGACAATGTCCAGCGTCTCTCTGGAAATCATCGGAGAGTGTTGTTTGTTTAACGGGTTGATGTAGCTGTACAAGTCTTCCATCACATCTGCACACGCAAAAATGAGAAGAAGCTCAATATCAGCACAGACGACTGAACATATCGACAACACTAAATCAATGATTGTTACATGGTTGTCAGACTTGTACTCACCACTGAATACTTTCTTGGTCTCCTTGTGCAGATTGGACACAGCGATCCGTGCTGCCAGGATTGCATAGTCGGGATGCTTAGTGGTGAGCGTGGCTGCAGTCTCTGCAGCGAGGACGTCCAGCTCCACGGTGGTGACTCCACTGTACAGACCCTGGATCACTTTCATGGTAATCTGAGCCTATAGAAACAGAGATAAATGGTGACACGTGTCAGATTATCACTGGAGTGGCATCTGCAAACAGCATCACATAACCACCTGGTGCTTCTTGGTTCCTGTCTTTCTCTTGGCGGTTTGAACTTACCGGGTCCACAAAGTCAGAATTGAGTCCATAGCAAAGCTTCTGGATTCGTGATGTGATCTTATCAAAGGTAACGGCCTCCTGACGTCCGTCTGGAAAGACAAACGTGATCAGCCATCAACTCTTTCAATTGTCTTATAACTTCATTTTCATGGGCAATAATCTGATTCATAATTAATGCctacatttttgtgtttaaaataaTTCTGCAAAGCCTGAAACACGATAATAAAATCTATTGTACTGTGTTCTATAATACATCTAAAAGCATAACTGTTCGGGACACATCATCAATACAGTAATAAAAGCACTGAAGCAGTTATTGcatcataaaaaaataagagcACCCTCTTTCTTTGTGCCATTTTTGCAGATGGAAAATCATTTGTCAAACAAAATCCTTTCTTTGTAGATAATTTATACAtggaaattattttaattatatttgcAAAGCACAGAAAGAAGTGCcaga
Proteins encoded in this region:
- the LOC115395274 gene encoding ribonucleoside-diphosphate reductase large subunit-like, with the protein product MHVIKRDGRQEAVTFDKITSRIQKLCYGLNSDFVDPAQITMKVIQGLYSGVTTVELDVLAAETAATLTTKHPDYAILAARIAVSNLHKETKKVFSDVMEDLYSYINPLNKQHSPMISRETLDIVLENKARLNSAIIYDRDFSYNFFGFKTLERSYLLKINGKVAERPQHMLMRVAVGIHKRDIDAAIETYNLLSEKWFTHASPTLFNAGTNRPQLSSCFLLTMKDDSIEGIYDTLKHCALISKSAGGIGLAVSCIRATGSYIAGTNGRSNGLVPMLRVYNNTARYVDQGGNKRPGAFAVYLEPWHADVFDFLELKKNTGKEEQRARDLFFAMWIPDLFMKRVESNQEWSLMCPSECPGLEDCWGEEFEKLYTQYEKEGRSRRVVKAQQLWYAIIESQTETGTPYILYKDACNKKSNQQNLGTIKSSNLCTEIVEYTSKDEVAVCNLASIALNMYVTPEKTFDFKKLASVTKVIVRNLNKIIDINYYPVVEAERSNKRHRPIGIGVQGLADAFILMRYPFESPEAQLLNIQIFETIYFAALEASCELAAELGAYETYAGSPVSKGILQYDMWEKTPTDLWDWSALKAKIAKHGVRNSLLLAPMPTASTAQILGNNESIEAYTSNIYTRRVLSGEFQIVNPHLLKDLTEKGLWNEEMKNQLIAHNGSIQDIKGIPNEVKQLYKTVWEISQKTVLKMAADRGAYIDQSQSLNIHIAEPNYGKLTSMHFYGWKLGLKTGMYYLRTKPAANPIQFTLNKEKLKEAQSAKSAEEDETKERNTAAMVCSLANRDDCLMCGS